Proteins from a genomic interval of Candidatus Hydrogenedentota bacterium:
- a CDS encoding MCE family protein, translating into MATRKQKVKVGVFLIACLALIVGGAMLIKGMYHDPGEEYTLEFDESVLGLYEGGMVEYLGVPVGKVRNIRVTESQKALVEILINPEKVTLRKGVEGQLVLYSIAAGTMAISLSGGESDGPVLPGMSRIPTKTSTIEAISSQITDIMAQLNDIAGKVSDRLDALPEEDIREVVERVKNLLKKGEGVMDEGGKLATETTETVKALREDARRVVDALEARSADLQSLAKEMESLVRTANEKMGAVDVADTQARVQKALDAVTSLSASVEASMEQLDTVTKDVLHETDNVEHSLRSTMKELTEAFESLRLLMDQLKADPSQLVRGKSVFRQAPK; encoded by the coding sequence GTGGCCACGCGAAAACAGAAAGTGAAGGTGGGCGTCTTCCTCATCGCCTGCCTGGCCCTCATCGTGGGCGGCGCCATGCTCATCAAGGGCATGTACCACGACCCCGGCGAGGAGTACACCCTCGAGTTCGACGAGTCGGTCCTCGGCCTCTACGAGGGCGGGATGGTCGAGTACCTAGGCGTGCCCGTGGGCAAGGTGCGGAACATCCGGGTCACCGAGAGTCAGAAGGCCCTCGTCGAGATCCTCATCAACCCCGAGAAGGTGACGCTGCGCAAGGGCGTGGAGGGCCAGCTCGTCCTGTACAGCATCGCCGCGGGCACCATGGCCATCAGCCTCAGCGGCGGCGAGTCCGACGGCCCCGTGCTCCCCGGGATGAGCCGCATCCCCACCAAGACCTCGACCATCGAGGCCATCAGCTCGCAGATCACCGACATCATGGCCCAGCTTAATGACATTGCGGGAAAGGTCAGCGACCGGCTCGACGCGCTGCCCGAGGAGGACATTCGGGAGGTCGTGGAGCGGGTCAAGAACCTGCTGAAGAAGGGCGAGGGGGTCATGGACGAGGGCGGGAAACTCGCCACGGAGACCACCGAGACGGTCAAGGCCCTCCGCGAGGACGCCCGCCGCGTGGTGGACGCCCTGGAGGCGCGCAGCGCCGACCTCCAGAGCCTCGCGAAGGAGATGGAGTCCCTGGTCAGGACGGCGAATGAGAAGATGGGCGCCGTGGACGTGGCGGACACCCAGGCGCGCGTCCAGAAGGCCCTCGACGCCGTCACCTCCCTCTCGGCCTCGGTCGAGGCCTCCATGGAGCAGCTCGACACCGTCACCAAGGACGTGCTGCACGAGACGGACAACGTGGAGCACAGCCTGCGCTCCACGATGAAGGAACTGACCGAGGCCTTTGAAAGCCTGCGCCTCCTGATGGACCAGCTCAAGGCCGACCCGTCCCAGCTGGTGCGCGGCAAGTCCGTTTTCCGGCAGGCCCCGAAATGA
- a CDS encoding ATP-binding cassette domain-containing protein produces MAEGNDNGVIIEVRDLVTHYGDTRVLDGITFDVRRGEIFMIVGASGCGKTTLLKHLCGLLRPTSGSILFQNRDVAAMDEDELAVMQRSIGIAFQSSGLFNSMTVGENVAMPMAEYNAVTPDLVDSLVRMKLSLVGLSAAQNTMPSDLSGGMRKRAGLARAMAVDPDLVYFDEPSAGLDPIMAAGLDELVVKLNRLLGMTFVIVTHELDSIRLAAHRVLMLDRGRIIFLGTVEEAEKSGVERVRQFFERRPDDHITQTMLAG; encoded by the coding sequence ATGGCTGAGGGCAACGACAACGGCGTGATCATCGAGGTGCGGGACCTGGTGACCCATTACGGGGACACCCGGGTGCTCGACGGGATCACGTTTGACGTGCGGCGCGGCGAGATCTTCATGATCGTCGGCGCGAGCGGCTGCGGCAAGACCACGCTGCTCAAGCACCTGTGCGGCCTGCTGCGCCCCACGTCCGGGAGCATCCTCTTCCAGAACCGGGACGTCGCCGCGATGGACGAGGACGAGCTGGCGGTCATGCAGCGGTCCATCGGCATCGCGTTCCAGTCGAGCGGCCTGTTCAACTCCATGACCGTCGGCGAGAACGTCGCCATGCCCATGGCGGAGTACAACGCCGTGACGCCCGACCTGGTGGACTCGCTGGTGCGGATGAAGCTCAGCCTCGTCGGGCTGTCGGCGGCGCAGAACACCATGCCCAGCGACCTGTCCGGCGGCATGCGCAAGCGGGCGGGGCTCGCCCGCGCCATGGCCGTGGACCCCGACCTCGTGTACTTTGACGAGCCCTCCGCCGGGCTGGACCCGATCATGGCGGCCGGGCTCGACGAGCTGGTGGTCAAGCTGAACCGGCTGCTGGGCATGACCTTCGTCATCGTGACCCACGAGCTGGACTCGATCCGGCTGGCCGCCCACCGGGTGCTCATGCTGGACCGGGGCCGGATCATCTTTCTCGGGACCGTGGAGGAGGCGGAGAAGAGCGGCGTGGAGCGGGTGCGGCAGTTCTTCGAGCGGCGGCCCGACGACCACATTACCCAGACCATGCTGGCGGGATAG